A single Pseudomonas sp. MM223 DNA region contains:
- the paaG_1 gene encoding 1,2-epoxyphenylacetyl-CoA isomerase (*Name paaG_1) has product MNDLITRELDQGLLTLAFNRPDKLNALNTAMYQQLGDLLLAAGEDPGVDAIILTGGAHCFTAGNDLRDFLDNPPTDLDSPVFRLMRVVMGLDKPLIAAVSGAAIGIGATLLLHCDQVLVSRSTKLRMPFAPLGVCPEFGASLLLPRLLGQARAARLLLANELLDGEQAVAWGLANEPA; this is encoded by the coding sequence ATGAACGACCTGATCACACGTGAGCTTGACCAAGGCCTGCTGACCCTGGCCTTCAACCGCCCCGACAAGCTCAATGCCCTGAACACCGCCATGTACCAGCAACTGGGCGACTTGCTGCTGGCAGCGGGTGAAGACCCCGGTGTCGATGCCATCATCCTCACCGGCGGCGCCCACTGTTTCACGGCTGGCAACGACCTGCGCGATTTCCTCGACAACCCGCCCACTGACCTGGACAGCCCGGTGTTCCGCCTGATGCGGGTGGTCATGGGCCTGGACAAGCCGCTGATCGCGGCTGTCAGTGGCGCGGCCATCGGCATTGGTGCCACCTTGTTGTTGCATTGCGACCAGGTGCTGGTCAGCCGTTCGACCAAGTTGCGCATGCCGTTCGCACCGTTGGGTGTGTGCCCGGAGTTTGGCGCCAGCCTGCTGCTGCCGCGCCTGCTTGGCCAGGCCCGGGCCGCCCGTTTGTTGCTGGCCAATGAGTTGCTGGATGGCGAACAGGCGGTTGCCTGGGGGCTGGCCAATGAGCCTGCATGA
- the rcsC_6 gene encoding Sensor histidine kinase RcsC (*Name rcsC_6), with translation MIRLHTDGLLRRLLRFILLFSLCFTVLASSVQLYFEYRREMRDIEARMALIRAGYLASLERSLWDLDEAQLDTQLRGLVDFSDVARVRLVSDDFQLLRGEAEPKGPLRIERFPLDYQPPSGPARHLGELEVSIDLGAVHRRLYATGLASLLWMGVFLCGLAVALSGLFYRLVTRHLQVMAEFARRIGAGQWQEPLRLGRRRSSRPDEIDTVANALDDMRRAILSDIERRERDRLALQDKRDELQAMVERRTASLARAKDDAEAANLAKSRFLATMSHELRTPLNGILGMAELLRGGRLEAADRQRVEALYKAGEGLLAILNEVLYFARLEEGESRAELVGFSLRQLCHEVLALLEPMAVGNGDTLHLEVDEQLAGYQHGAEQYLRQVLSNLLANAIKFTEHGQVRLKVQVLDSDAAAQRLRLSVHDNGIGIEPAVQAKIFDRFVQASEAVARRYGGTGLGLAICKHLVEKLGGCIGLDSVQGQGSCFWFELAIAHGQPVAANSPVQSVSASLDILVVEDVALNREVAGGLLVRDGHRVSFAEEAGQALQLCAQQRFDLILLDVHLPGMSGVELCRQLRATPGPNQHSRIVALTAGVQPGQVSGYLDAGMHGVLAKPLRLASLRQALAEATPTEAAGIDANMDWSLLATHRSLLGEQKLQGLLNVLRQSLEQHATALAEALPALDFTEVLHLAHRLAGSCDSLGFSGLAALLRRLEDAARQHDPQALKALAEPLATQLGQARKTLEQLIQR, from the coding sequence ATGATTCGCCTGCACACCGATGGCCTGCTGCGCCGCCTGTTGCGGTTCATCCTGTTGTTCAGCCTGTGCTTCACCGTACTGGCCAGTAGCGTGCAGTTGTATTTCGAATACCGCCGCGAGATGCGCGACATCGAGGCGCGCATGGCGTTGATCCGCGCCGGCTACCTGGCCAGCCTGGAGCGCAGCCTGTGGGACCTGGACGAGGCGCAACTGGATACGCAATTGCGCGGCCTGGTGGATTTTTCCGACGTGGCCCGGGTGCGCCTGGTGAGCGACGATTTTCAACTGCTGCGAGGGGAGGCCGAACCCAAAGGGCCGCTGCGCATCGAGCGCTTCCCCCTGGATTATCAGCCCCCCTCGGGCCCGGCCAGGCACCTGGGTGAGCTGGAAGTCAGTATCGACCTGGGTGCGGTGCACCGTCGGCTGTACGCTACCGGGCTTGCCAGCCTGCTGTGGATGGGCGTGTTCCTGTGTGGCCTGGCGGTGGCGCTGTCGGGGCTGTTCTATCGCCTGGTCACCCGCCACCTGCAAGTGATGGCCGAGTTCGCCCGGCGTATTGGCGCCGGCCAGTGGCAGGAGCCGCTGCGGCTGGGCCGCCGCCGTTCATCGCGCCCTGACGAAATCGACACGGTGGCCAATGCCCTGGACGACATGCGCCGCGCCATCCTCAGTGACATCGAACGGCGTGAGCGCGACCGCCTGGCGTTGCAAGACAAGCGCGACGAACTGCAGGCCATGGTCGAACGACGTACCGCCAGCCTGGCCCGGGCCAAGGATGACGCCGAGGCTGCCAACCTGGCCAAGTCGCGCTTCCTGGCGACCATGAGCCACGAGTTGCGCACCCCGCTCAACGGCATCCTGGGCATGGCCGAGCTGCTACGCGGTGGCCGGTTGGAAGCGGCCGACCGTCAGCGGGTGGAAGCCTTGTACAAGGCCGGCGAAGGGCTGTTGGCGATTCTCAACGAAGTGCTGTATTTCGCCCGGCTCGAAGAAGGTGAGAGCCGCGCCGAGCTGGTCGGTTTTTCGCTGCGCCAGTTGTGCCATGAAGTGTTGGCGCTGCTCGAACCCATGGCCGTAGGCAACGGCGACACGCTGCATCTGGAGGTTGATGAGCAATTGGCCGGATACCAGCACGGCGCCGAGCAGTACCTGCGTCAGGTGCTCAGCAACCTGCTGGCCAATGCCATCAAGTTCACCGAGCACGGCCAGGTGCGGCTCAAGGTGCAGGTGTTGGACAGCGACGCGGCCGCGCAACGCCTGCGGCTGTCGGTCCATGACAATGGCATCGGCATCGAGCCGGCCGTACAGGCAAAAATCTTCGACCGCTTCGTCCAGGCCAGCGAGGCTGTAGCCCGCCGCTACGGCGGCACCGGTCTGGGCCTGGCGATCTGCAAGCACTTGGTGGAAAAGCTGGGGGGCTGCATTGGCCTGGACAGTGTACAAGGGCAGGGCAGTTGCTTCTGGTTCGAACTCGCCATCGCCCACGGGCAGCCGGTTGCGGCCAATAGCCCGGTTCAGTCGGTCAGCGCCAGCCTGGATATCCTGGTGGTCGAGGACGTTGCGCTGAACCGTGAGGTGGCGGGCGGCTTGCTGGTGCGTGACGGCCACCGGGTGAGCTTTGCCGAAGAGGCCGGGCAGGCCCTGCAACTGTGCGCACAGCAGCGCTTCGACCTGATTCTGCTGGACGTTCACCTGCCCGGCATGAGCGGTGTGGAACTGTGCCGGCAGCTTCGCGCCACCCCCGGGCCTAACCAGCACAGCCGGATAGTGGCGCTGACCGCGGGCGTGCAACCGGGGCAAGTGTCCGGTTATCTGGATGCCGGCATGCACGGTGTGCTGGCCAAGCCACTGCGGCTGGCCAGCCTGCGCCAGGCGCTGGCCGAGGCAACGCCGACCGAAGCGGCCGGGATTGACGCGAACATGGACTGGTCGCTGCTGGCCACCCACCGCTCGCTGCTGGGCGAGCAGAAGCTGCAGGGCCTGCTGAACGTGTTGCGCCAGTCACTGGAGCAGCACGCCACGGCGTTGGCCGAGGCGCTGCCGGCCCTGGACTTTACCGAAGTGCTGCACCTGGCCCATCGCCTGGCCGGCAGTTGTGATTCCCTGGGGTTTTCTGGCCTGGCTGCGCTGTTGCGACGCCTCGAAGACGCAGCCCGCCAGCATGACCCGCAGGCGCTGAAAGCCCTCGCCGAGCCTTTGGCAACCCAGCTCGGCCAGGCCCGTAAGACCCTGGAACAGTTGATCCAGCGCTGA
- the btuD_3 gene encoding Vitamin B12 import ATP-binding protein BtuD (*Name btuD_3) has protein sequence MSMVNSYWLLIVGFVRLSVFSGSITRLWVVPLSSRTGSKTAPDQLTRQMQERPCALNLPEPAIPERTPNPTKARRCSPSNSPQIIPHPQGPLPVLQGVDLRLARGSSLALMGESGSGKSTLLHLIAGLDRADSGRILIDDVALDSRSEASLAQWRWEGIGLVFQQYNLISSLDVAANLAFQARLADRHDPQWVAYLAERLGLAGLLARYPEQLSGGQQQRVAIGRALAGRPAWLLADEPTGSLDEASSDEVLSLLLQLVSEAGSGVLMVTHSPRLAARLQQRCQLQAGRVQPERGDEAFVAGPVGVAQPLAAPSCAVFQHLHRVVAGHGAVDGRAGTE, from the coding sequence ATGAGCATGGTCAACAGCTACTGGCTTTTAATCGTCGGTTTTGTGCGATTATCGGTTTTTAGTGGATCCATAACTCGTTTGTGGGTGGTGCCCCTCAGCAGTAGGACAGGCAGTAAGACCGCACCTGACCAGTTGACGCGGCAAATGCAGGAGCGGCCTTGTGCGCTGAATCTCCCCGAACCTGCTATTCCTGAAAGAACACCCAACCCCACCAAGGCCCGTCGATGCTCGCCATCGAACAGCCCACAAATCATTCCCCACCCCCAAGGCCCGCTCCCCGTCCTGCAGGGTGTCGATCTGCGCCTGGCACGCGGTAGCAGCCTGGCGCTGATGGGCGAGTCGGGCAGCGGCAAGAGCACGTTGCTGCACCTGATTGCCGGCCTGGACCGTGCCGACAGCGGCCGCATCCTGATCGACGACGTTGCGCTCGACAGCCGCTCGGAGGCGTCGCTGGCGCAGTGGCGATGGGAGGGGATTGGCCTGGTGTTCCAGCAATACAACCTGATTAGCAGCCTGGACGTGGCGGCCAACCTTGCCTTTCAGGCCAGGTTGGCCGACAGGCATGACCCGCAATGGGTGGCTTACCTGGCAGAGCGGTTGGGCCTGGCAGGTTTGCTGGCGCGCTACCCTGAGCAGCTGTCCGGTGGCCAGCAGCAGCGGGTTGCCATCGGCCGTGCCCTGGCCGGGCGACCGGCCTGGCTGCTGGCCGACGAGCCCACCGGCAGCCTTGACGAAGCCAGCAGCGATGAGGTGCTGAGCCTGCTGCTGCAACTGGTTTCCGAGGCCGGCAGCGGTGTGCTGATGGTGACCCACAGCCCCCGGTTGGCGGCACGCTTGCAGCAGCGTTGCCAGCTGCAGGCCGGTCGCGTGCAGCCAGAGCGGGGTGATGAGGCTTTTGTCGCTGGCCCTGTTGGCGTTGCTCAGCCATTGGCGGCGCCATCGTGTGCAGTTTTTCAGCATCTTCACCGGGTTGTGGCTGGCCACGGCGCTGTGGACGGGCGTGCAGGCACTGAATAG
- the arcA_2 gene encoding Aerobic respiration control protein ArcA (*Name arcA_2) gives MTPRVLIVDDDPLIRDLLQAYLSQEGYDVHCADTAEKAEALLGSQDVDLVLLDIRLPGKDGLTLTRELRVRSEVGIILITGRNDDIDRIVGLECGADDYVIKPLNPRELVSRAKNLIRRVRHAREVHPAPACAQSLKQFADWALDTDRRRLIDPRGGQTLLTHGEFQLLSVFLRNSGHTLSRDQLMDQIRNREWVPNDRSIDVLVGRLRRKLHDDPAEPQLIITIHGTGYLFTASVAA, from the coding sequence ATGACGCCTCGGGTATTGATCGTCGATGACGATCCGCTTATTCGTGACTTGCTGCAGGCCTATCTGTCCCAGGAAGGCTACGACGTGCACTGTGCTGACACGGCGGAAAAGGCCGAGGCCCTGCTCGGCAGCCAGGATGTCGACCTGGTGCTGCTGGACATCCGCCTGCCTGGCAAGGACGGCCTCACCCTGACCCGCGAGCTGCGGGTGCGTTCGGAGGTGGGCATCATCCTCATCACCGGCCGCAACGACGACATCGACCGTATTGTCGGCCTGGAATGCGGCGCCGACGACTACGTGATCAAACCGCTCAACCCTCGTGAGCTGGTATCGCGCGCCAAAAATCTGATCCGCCGTGTGCGCCATGCCCGCGAAGTGCACCCGGCACCGGCCTGTGCGCAGTCGCTGAAGCAGTTTGCCGACTGGGCACTGGACACCGACCGCCGTCGCCTGATCGACCCACGCGGCGGGCAAACCCTGCTGACCCACGGTGAGTTCCAGTTGCTTAGCGTGTTCCTGCGCAACAGCGGCCATACCCTGAGCCGCGACCAACTGATGGACCAGATTCGTAACCGCGAGTGGGTGCCCAACGACCGCTCCATCGACGTGCTGGTAGGCCGCCTGCGGCGCAAGCTGCACGATGACCCGGCCGAACCGCAGTTGATCATCACCATCCACGGCACCGGCTACCTGTTTACCGCCAGCGTGGCGGCATGA
- the betI_1 gene encoding HTH-type transcriptional regulator BetI (*Name betI_1) — MSQEARYHRMLPELRKANLVEATLVCLKRHGFQGASIRKISAEAGVSVGLISHHYAGKDELVAEAYLAVTGRVMGLLREAMAQAAPNARERLSAFFRASFCAELLDPQLLDAWLAFWGAVKTADAINQVHDHSYGEYRKELSRLLAELAAQEGWQGFDADLAAISLSALLDGLWLESGLNPGTFTPEQGVIICEAWVDGLQAGGRRRFSLPEGC, encoded by the coding sequence ATGAGCCAGGAAGCCCGCTACCACCGTATGCTGCCGGAATTGCGCAAGGCCAACCTGGTCGAAGCGACCCTGGTGTGCCTCAAACGCCATGGCTTCCAAGGGGCTTCGATCCGCAAGATTTCCGCCGAGGCCGGGGTCTCGGTCGGGCTCATCAGCCACCACTACGCCGGCAAGGATGAACTGGTGGCCGAGGCCTACCTGGCCGTCACCGGCCGGGTGATGGGGCTGCTGCGTGAAGCCATGGCGCAGGCTGCGCCCAATGCCCGCGAGCGGTTGTCGGCGTTTTTCCGCGCATCGTTCTGCGCAGAGTTGCTCGACCCGCAACTGCTCGACGCCTGGCTGGCCTTCTGGGGCGCGGTCAAGACAGCCGACGCGATCAACCAGGTGCATGACCATTCCTATGGCGAGTACCGCAAGGAACTGAGCCGGTTGCTGGCCGAGCTGGCCGCGCAGGAGGGCTGGCAGGGCTTCGATGCCGACCTCGCAGCCATCAGCCTCAGTGCCTTGCTTGATGGCCTGTGGCTGGAGTCGGGGCTCAACCCCGGCACCTTCACCCCCGAGCAGGGCGTGATTATCTGCGAGGCATGGGTCGACGGCCTGCAGGCCGGTGGTCGGCGGCGCTTCAGCCTGCCCGAGGGCTGTTGA
- the tsaM1 gene encoding Toluene-4-sulfonate monooxygenase system iron-sulfur subunit TsaM1 (*Name tsaM1), protein MYPKNTWYVACTPDEIATKPLGRQICGEKIVFYRAQENTVAAVEDFCPHRGAPLSLGYVEDGNLVCGYHGLVMGCDGKTVSMPGQRVRGFPCNKTFAAVERYGFIWVWPGDQAQADPALIPHLEWAVSDEWAYGGGLFHIGCDYRLMIDNLMDLTHETYVHASSIGQKEIDEAPPVTTVTGDEVVTSRHMENIMAPPFWRMALRGNGLADDVPVDRWQICRFTPPSHVLIEVGVAHAGKGGYHADAQHKASSIVVDFITPETDTSIWYFWGMARNFAAHDQTLTDNIREGQGKIFSEDLEMLERQQQNLLAYPERNLLKLNIDAGGVQSRKVLERIIAKERAPQPQLIATSATPA, encoded by the coding sequence ATGTACCCCAAAAATACCTGGTACGTCGCCTGCACCCCCGATGAGATCGCCACCAAGCCCCTGGGCCGGCAGATTTGCGGGGAAAAGATCGTGTTCTACCGCGCCCAGGAGAACACCGTGGCCGCCGTCGAGGACTTCTGCCCGCACCGCGGCGCGCCGTTGTCGCTGGGTTATGTCGAAGACGGCAACCTGGTGTGTGGCTACCACGGCCTGGTCATGGGCTGCGATGGCAAGACCGTGTCGATGCCGGGCCAGCGGGTGCGGGGCTTTCCGTGTAACAAGACCTTCGCCGCCGTCGAGCGCTATGGCTTCATCTGGGTCTGGCCTGGCGACCAGGCGCAGGCCGACCCGGCGCTGATTCCGCACCTTGAATGGGCGGTGAGTGATGAGTGGGCGTATGGCGGCGGGTTGTTCCACATCGGTTGCGACTACCGCCTGATGATCGACAACCTCATGGACCTCACCCACGAAACCTACGTGCATGCCTCCAGCATCGGCCAGAAGGAAATCGACGAGGCGCCCCCAGTCACCACCGTCACCGGCGACGAGGTGGTCACCTCGCGGCACATGGAAAACATCATGGCCCCGCCCTTCTGGCGCATGGCCCTGCGTGGCAACGGCCTGGCCGACGACGTGCCGGTGGACCGCTGGCAAATTTGCCGCTTTACCCCGCCCAGCCATGTGCTGATCGAAGTGGGCGTGGCGCATGCCGGCAAGGGTGGCTACCACGCCGACGCGCAGCACAAGGCGTCGAGCATCGTGGTGGATTTCATCACCCCGGAAACCGACACCTCGATCTGGTACTTCTGGGGCATGGCACGCAACTTCGCCGCACACGACCAGACCCTGACCGACAACATTCGTGAGGGCCAAGGCAAGATTTTCAGCGAAGACCTGGAGATGCTCGAACGCCAGCAACAGAACTTGCTGGCCTACCCCGAGCGCAACCTTTTGAAGCTGAACATCGATGCTGGCGGCGTGCAGTCGCGCAAGGTGCTGGAGCGGATCATCGCCAAAGAGCGTGCACCGCAACCACAACTGATCGCTACCAGTGCCACCCCTGCCTGA